One window of Akkermansia biwaensis genomic DNA carries:
- a CDS encoding amino acid ABC transporter permease, whose amino-acid sequence MDLKESFEVNFIQEGRWKYLANGFLVTVEISFFSVLLGVLMGFVVAVIRATHDKTGKLRFLNALCKLYLTVIRGTPVVVQLLIIYFIIFGSVDISKVLVAVVAFGFNSGAYVAEIIRGGIMAIDKGQFEAGRSLGLGYAQTMIYIILPQAFKNVLPSLGNEFIVLLKETSVSGYIALQDLTKGGDIIRSQTYTAFMPLMAVALIYLAMVMLFSWLLGKLERRLKNNE is encoded by the coding sequence CTGGACCTGAAAGAGTCGTTTGAGGTCAATTTCATTCAGGAAGGACGCTGGAAGTACCTGGCCAACGGTTTTCTGGTTACCGTGGAGATTTCCTTCTTTTCCGTACTTCTGGGCGTTCTGATGGGTTTCGTGGTGGCCGTCATCCGCGCCACCCATGACAAGACGGGAAAGCTCCGTTTCCTGAACGCTCTCTGCAAGCTGTACCTTACGGTCATCCGGGGCACTCCCGTCGTCGTGCAGCTGTTGATCATCTACTTCATCATCTTCGGTTCCGTGGATATCAGCAAGGTGCTGGTGGCTGTGGTCGCCTTCGGCTTCAACTCCGGCGCCTACGTGGCGGAAATCATCCGCGGCGGCATCATGGCCATTGACAAGGGGCAGTTCGAAGCAGGCCGCAGCCTGGGCCTGGGGTATGCGCAGACCATGATTTACATCATTCTTCCGCAAGCATTTAAAAACGTGCTGCCCTCCCTGGGGAACGAATTCATCGTGCTCCTGAAGGAAACCAGCGTCTCCGGCTACATCGCCCTTCAGGACCTGACCAAGGGCGGCGACATCATCCGCAGCCAGACCTACACCGCCTTCATGCCCCTGATGGCCGTGGCCCTGATTTACCTGGCCATGGTCATGCTGTTCAGCTGGCTGCTGGGCAAACTGGAAAGGAGACTGAAAAACAATGAATGA
- a CDS encoding amino acid ABC transporter ATP-binding protein — protein sequence MFEISHLVKEFNAVHAVHDVTTQISQGEVVFIVGPSGSGKSTLLRCLNLLEEPTSGEIRFKGELINASHADVNKFRQHVGMVFQHFNLFPHLTILENITIAPVKTGRATRKEATAQAEALLQRIGLYDKRHAYPLQLSGGQKQRIAIVRSLVMNPDVILFDEPTSALDPEMVGEVLSLMKELAKGGLTMVVVTHEIGFAREVATRIIFMDRGKIVEEGSPSQVIDHPSHPRLKEFFSKVL from the coding sequence ATGTTCGAAATCAGCCATCTGGTGAAGGAGTTCAATGCCGTCCATGCGGTGCACGACGTCACCACGCAGATCAGCCAGGGGGAGGTGGTGTTCATCGTAGGCCCCTCCGGCTCCGGAAAGAGCACTCTCCTGCGCTGCCTGAACCTGCTTGAAGAGCCCACCTCCGGGGAAATCCGGTTCAAGGGGGAACTTATCAACGCGTCCCATGCGGATGTAAACAAATTCCGGCAGCACGTAGGCATGGTCTTCCAGCATTTCAACCTTTTCCCTCATCTGACCATTCTGGAAAACATCACGATCGCCCCCGTGAAGACGGGCCGCGCCACCAGAAAGGAAGCCACGGCCCAGGCGGAAGCCCTGCTCCAGCGCATCGGCCTGTACGACAAGCGGCATGCCTATCCCCTCCAGCTCTCCGGCGGCCAGAAGCAGCGCATTGCCATCGTGCGTTCCCTGGTCATGAATCCGGACGTCATCCTGTTTGACGAACCGACTTCCGCTCTGGACCCGGAAATGGTGGGGGAAGTCCTTTCCCTGATGAAAGAGCTGGCTAAAGGCGGCCTGACGATGGTGGTCGTCACCCATGAAATAGGATTCGCCCGGGAAGTAGCCACCCGTATTATATTCATGGACAGGGGAAAAATTGTGGAGGAAGGCTCCCCTTCCCAGGTCATCGACCACCCGTCACATCCCAGGCTGAAGGAATTCTTCTCCAAGGTACTTTAA